The sequence GCCTCGAGCCGAAGCGTGGCAAGGGCGTCATTCTCTACCATCTCCTTTCGGGCCGGCAAAACGAGTTGCAGGTCCGGCGCATCGACGATGTCGATCTTGACGTGCCAACGGTCGAAGGTTCCGATCTCCAACACGGACGGCATTAGGCATGGCGCGGTGACACCATGAAAATTGAACCGGGGTGCGTCATTGGGATCATAACCGGCGGCCGAAAATATCCCGATCCTGCATCCCCGGCATTCTTCGATCCGAATAGCGCCGGCCAGAAAATCTTCTCTGGGCAACTCAGTTCCGTTAAAGATGACAGGGAGCGGGAAATAGCGCGATGCTTCGCGAACGGAATCCGGTAAGCGCTCGATCCACTGTTCAGGGAGCGTGATCTCAAGCTGAGTGCCGGCAGTTCGGGAAGAACACTCCACGGCAAGAGCCATGTCGCCCTCCCAGGCGTTTTCGGGAATTTCGACCTCCCAGCCCTGCCCCGCAGCGCGCGACCAGGATCTGATGATGACGTGGTGACCGGCAAGACTGAAAACACCCATGCCAGCGGGATCCTCGCGTCGCGCGATGTCCTTGTCCCAGCCGGAATAGCCCAATGTCACAAGGGCCGACGGATCATCGATGCCGGAACCGTCATCGGAGAAGATCAGTTTCTGGACCCCATCGATGTCGGTCACATCGATGTCGATCCGGCTCGCGCCTGCGCGGCGGGAATTCTGTAACAGTTCATGAAGGACGTCATGAATTGTGCCGTTGAACAGGCGCGAGACGCGGGTGATCAGCGACTGACCGACGGACGGCTGAATGCTGGCTGGAAGCGACATATCGTTATGCTCCGTGGGATGGAGGTCCATTCCTCCGATCCATCCTTCAGTCCCCCTCCTTCCTCCCTATTGCGGGCCTGCGGGTTCCGGTGGCACGCATGGCGTGAGCAGCTCTATTGGGTCCGACTCTTTCGATATTCGATGTGGATTTTCAGCATCCGACCAGTCGATATTGTCGATCACCCAGCCCGGCACAAAATCCCAATCAAAGCAGAGCGGATAGGTCGCGCTGACTTCCTGCCAGGCTTTCTCGACAGCGCTCGTCCAACCCACGACAATCAGGCGCAATGCAGCGGTCCCGACGGTCTCGAAACTGCGCGCAATAGCCGCAGCCAAAAGCTTTGCGGCCTGATCGCCACTGGTCTGGTCCCGCAAAGCGAGCACGGCTTCCCAGAGGCACGCCGCAGTTTCGAGACTGAACTCTTCACTCTGGTTCATATGCTGATCCTTTCATGTGAAGCTCAGGCCGCGTTTTGGGCGCAGCCCTGGTAAAGTCCGAGATCGCATGCCATCAGCGCATCGACAGCCGGCTCGAGCCGATCGAATGCATTGGCGAGGTCAATAATCGGAACGCAATGGCAGGCATCGCCTGTCCCATGATCGCCGCGATAATGGATCGGCAGCATATCGGCAGTCATTTCGGGAAAAACCGCTCGAACAACCAGCGTTTCGACCCGGCGGGCCACGAGACCGACGCGACGAGCCAGATAGGACCGTTCAGGTTCCCGCATGGGAAAATAGCGATCGGGCGCGATCAGCGGTGCTAGGCGTACACATTGAAGCCGGCCCCCAATATGGGGACCAAGGATCGAGGGAAGCATGGCCTGTCGGCCCGCTGCAAGTGCCGTCCAGGGTACCAACGCGCGATATTCGAACAGCAGCGCCGCGCCCGGAAGCCGGACGCGCGTAACGATAATGTCCATGTTAGAGCGGTTTCCACTCATTCCGGTTCATATCCGCACGATTTGAAGTAATTGGCGCATTCGTCGGGCAGGAAGATATCGACGAGCTTTCCGATCAGGCCCCAAAGCCCGCTGACGGTTCGCTCGCCCGCTTTGCGCAGCATTGCCTTCAGCCGGGAGAACGCCTTCTCGATTGGGTTGAAGTCCGGGCTGTAGGGTGGAAGGAAGCGCAGGGTTGCACCTGCGGCCTCGATGAGCACTTGGACCGACGCACGCTTGTGGCTCGACAGGTTGTCCAAGATGACGATGTCGCCCGGTCGCAGTTCCGGCACGAGCACTTGAGCTACGTAGGCTTCAAACCAGTCGCCGTTGATCGGGCCGTCGAGCACCATCGGCGCAATCATGCCGGTCATGCGCAGGCCGGCCACCAGCGTGGTCGTCTTGCGATGGCCGTGCGGGAAGCCCATCCGCAGACGCTTGCCTTTGGCGCAGCGGCCATGGCTGCGGGTCATGTTGGTCGCCGTCCAGGTCTCGTCGATGAAGACCAGGCGTTCTGGTTCCAGATCGAGCTGACCGTCGAACCAGTGGCGACGCTGCTTCAGAACGTCGGGACGGTCTTGCTCGATCGCGTGCCCGGTCTTTTTTTCCGCGTGATGCCGTGGCGCACGAAAAAGCGATGCAGCGTGCCGATCCCGACCGGGGCGCCACGATCGATCAACCGAGCCTGAACTTCGACAAGGGTCATGTCGCCCTGTTCGGCAAGCAGTTCACGGATGAAGCCGCCATGCGCCTCGATCCTGCCCGAATGCCGGTCTCCGCCACGTGGCTTGGCAACAGCCTCACCATGTTCCAGCGCGCGTTGCCGCCAGCGGATCGCGCTCGATGCGCTGACACCAAACCGGTCAGCCGCAGCCCGACAACTCAAACCCCCATCAATCGCAGCAATGACCCTGTCCCGCAGGTCCTGTGAAAGCGTTCGTGCCATCCATGCTGGCCTCCTGCCACCAGCAGACAGCGTGAATCACATCAGCGCAGCAAAGGGAACCCCTGCTGATTCAGTTCGTGTGGAAACCGCTCTAGACCTCCGATGAAAGGGGGGCACGCCACGAATGACTGAAAAGAACGGATCGATCAGATTATCGTCGATCGCCGGCAAAGGTCGCCGTTGCCGTCAGGCGCATCAGATATTATTCTCGGCGCATGCCGGACTCGGCGTCGATGGCGATCGTGCCCGACCCGGCCATGCTCCAGGATTTCAACCACCCTCTGGATCGACACGGATCGGGGAGGATTTATGCGCGAACTCGACGAAGAAGAACGTGAGATACTCCGCATGTTGGACAGCGGAATTTCCACCCCGGACCTGATCACGATTGTCCGTGATCTTGGCGATGTGCTGCGGCAGCAAGGCTATGTGATCCAGGCCAATGTGGCCGAACTTGCCGCCGACCGCCTGATCTATCTCCAGGCACGCCTGAAGGCACTGACGGCAGGACCACTCCCCTACCAGTCATGAACGGGCAGTTCCGGGAGGACCGGACCGTCGCAGTCGAAATGCAGCAGACCAATGCCCCGGCTGCGTGCCAGGCGGATGGCAGCCATAAGATCCTCGGGAAGCGAAAATTCCCGCGCAGGATCGAACTGCCGCGTCGCGACGAACCAGCCACGCGCGTTGCGCGCAACGGTGATCGGCGCCTCATGCGCATGGCCATTGGTCCAGCTATCGAGCATCGCCGCTGTGGCCATAGAGAGATGAGTGGTGGCAAGGACGCAGTAACGCCCGATTTCCGCCCCTGGCAGCGCTGGGAATTCGCCGTTCGAACTTCGCAGCTCTGGATGGGTTCCGGTTGAGGATGGAGAAGCTGACAATAAGGATGCCAGCCCGCGTGAGGAACGGGACATGGGAATTGCTCCGGATTTGAAGGGTCCGACACAGAGGTAGACGGCGGGACCGATCGCGGGAGATCGATCCATACTTCTCAGACCTGCCTGGCAACAGCGCGTCGCCGCAAATCAGGGATCAGCGCGTTATCATAGACGCTCTCGCCCGAGCGTTCGAGCGCATGCTGTTCGGCACGATACCAGTTCGGCGCGTCGATCGTGTAGAGCTCCATCCCATATTGCTCGTCGCCGCTCAGGAACTGGACTTCGACAATGAAGGTCTGGATTTGAGGGGAAGCGCCCATGGCGGTATCCTTTCGCAAGAGAAATTGCGGCCCCGGCGGGCGCCGGAGCCGAAGCGGATCGAAAAAGCGGATTTACGTCGGGCGCTCAGTGCGCCTTTTCGAGGAGCTTGCGCCCCTTGGCCTCGAGGTCGAGGCGATTGTCCTGATTGGATTTCGTCCGCGCGTGGGCGGTGATGCCCTGGACGAAATCGAAGAGACTGGCGGGCGGATGGCCTTCCTCGGCCAGCACCGTGGAAATGATCTTGCCGGTTTCGGCCTTCGAAAAACCCTGCTTACGCAGGAACGTTTCGCGATCCTCGTCGGTGCGCGCCACGATCCGCTCGCGCGCGGTGCGAATGCCATCGATAAAGCTTCGAGGGGAGGAATCCGCGAAATTTTCAAGCGCCGGCGCAGTTTCATGGGCGAAGCGATTGGCCGCGAATTTGGAGTGCCGGATCGAGATTTCCTCGAAATTCTCCGCGCCCCAAATGTTCCTGTTCATGCATACCGCGCGGAGGTAAAACGTCGCCATGCCAAGGGTTTTGGAGCCGACCTCCGAATTCCAGCAATAAAATCCCCGGAAAAAGAGATCTGGATCGCCATTGGCAAGACGGCCCGCCTCAATCGGATGGGTGTCGTCAACCAGGAACAGGAAGACATCGCGATCGGACGCATAGAGGGTCGTCGTGTCGCGGGTCACATCGACATAGGGGTTATAGTGCATGCTGCCCCAATCAAGTACGCCTGGAACTTTCCAACGCGTATCACCGACACCATTACCCGCGATCTTCATCACCGCGGAGACCAATTCATAATCCCAGATACGGCCGTAATCCGGCCCGGTAACGGCCCGAAGTTCCGTGCGCCCCTCTTCGGTCTGGAGCAGCTTCACCTGTTCACCGCGATGAGCGAGCAGGCCGTGCTGGAGATTGATGCCCGCTAGGGCCGCCGGCAGTGAGCGGAGATAGGAAGCCGGCGCGCCGACCAGGCTCGAAAGCTGGCCAAAAGACCAGTTGGTGGGCGCAACAGGGCGATCGTCACCGGGAACGAAAAGGCTGAGGCGCTCGGCATCTTCGGACCGCGCCTCGACCCGAACCGCCCTGCTTTCGACGATCCGGGTCGTGGCGCGATCGGCGCGGGCGCGGACGCTGTCATAAAGGTCGGTCAACGAGAGGAACTTCTCGTCATCGGGTCGCGAATACCATTCGGAGGAAACCCGGCCGATATTGCGGCCCCGTGAGATATCGACGCGATAGGCACCGCCAACTGGCGATGCATCACTGTGCTGGACGAGATTGGACATGGGATGATCTCCTCATTCGAGTTGGACCTCGGGCGCATCCACACCCGGTCCGCATCCATCCCACCCTCTTCCCTCCCGTTCCTGTCTCGCTGCCCGGCCTGCCCGGCCTTACAGTCCGCCCGGTTGCTCGGGCATGCTGATCGCATCGGCTTGACACTGATCGGTCGGGAGCCATTCATACAGGAGATGGGCATCAGGTTCATGTTCAGAGCCAATTGCGATGCGGATAAGCCTGCCATCGCAGGCAAAGGCGCCGGCGCGAGGGAAGTCCATGAAAGTGCGGCCTTCGAACACGAAATCTCGCGATCTGATGGCTGTGACGGTCCGCGTCGTGCCGAGCGCCCGATGCCCCTTTGGGCCGTACAGAAGCGTCATGCGATCACCGACCTTGAGTTGCTTGCGAAAGGCGGCAAGCGAGATGCGGCTGACAACGGGATTGGCAGCACCACGCCGGGCAGACAGGGCCGCCCAATAGGCCCTGCCGATCCTGATATCGGTATAGAAGGCGCAACTCATAAAGTCCTGAAGGAGGTTGGAACGGGTGAAGCCGAAGCGCTCGACCTGATCACGGATCATCACGATGAAAGCATGACGCGCTGGTGGGTCGGTGAGGTCCGCCGGCGCATCGAGCAACTCAACGATGATCTTGCGACCGCCGGTGAAGACCTGGCTGCTCACCGAGAAGCGGGCGCCTGCAATCAGCCCCAACAGATGCTGCTCGATACGATGACACAGCGCCGGCAGCGCTTCACCCTGCCGGTAGAGATCGCCCTCATAATGGAAATTGCCCCGGCTGTCGGGTTCTGTCTGACTGTAGGAAAGGATCGGCGCAGGGAGGATGTTTGGCGCTACGGACATGGACGCTTCCTTTTGCGGATTGAGGGGACGGACAGGCGGATGCGCAAACCCTTGCGACACGCGCGCCGCACAATGTCGCCACACCCACTTCCCTCCTCAGGCGAGGTTCCCCGATGCTGACTCGTGAGATTGCCAGAGGAGGCACGTCGGGTCGGTGCCAATATTCAGGCGAGGAGCGCAGGATCGATAGCTTCATCCTCCGCGAAGTCGGTCGTCCAGATTATGGCATCGACAAAAGCCATCCCACACTCGATGACTTCGACTTCAGAAAGAAGGATGATTTCGCCCTCGGCATTCTCAATGAGACAGAAGGGTTCACCATTTCCACGGGAGCGAACCATCGCCCGCTGCTGCATATGGGGAATGATCATGATCAGATTTTCCTTAGTAGCATCCAGATAGGATGCTCTTCCTTCTGGGCTGTTGCACCGTTCGACTTGGGATGATCAATTGCGACGGATATTACCTCACCCTATCGCCTTTCCTTTGACTCATTGAACTTAACGCGGCATGGTTTTACCGTTTCGCAACTGATCCGACTCCAGGGTCAATCCATTCTCAATATTCCAGGAAATGTCCTCATGGCCGACACCCAACAGCCCGACTACACGACTTTGACGGTTCAACTGCTGAGCGCTTTTGTTTCGAAGAACAGCGTCTCCAGCGATGAACTTGCTGGTCTCATCCATGCGACCCGGACGGCCTTGATGACTGATACAGCGCCTGTCGTCGAGGACGCGCCCCAATATGTTCCGGCTGTCAGCATTCGCAAAAGCCTTGCATCCCGCGAGCATATCATCAGCCTGATCGACGGACGTCCATACAAGACCCTCAAGCGGCATCTCGCGAGCCATGGTCTGACGCCGGACGAATATCGTGCCCGCTATGGTCTGCCCCAAAGCTATCCGCTCGTTGCACCGAGCTATTCCGATCAGCGCCGTGAAGTCGCGAACAAGCTGGGCCTGGGCCGGCTCCCCGCCACTGCCAAGGTGGCGGAGGCCGCACCGGCTGCAAAGGCAGCGGCGCCAGCTTCCAAGCCCGCCACCAGCAAGAAGGCAGACACCAAGGCCGCCGCCGCGCCCGCGAAGAATAATGCCACTGCCGAACCCGCCAAGACACCGGCAGTTGTGACAGTCAGCGATAAGGTTCCGGCCAAGGCAGCGCCGAAGGTGGTAGCGCCTTCGACTTCCAGCAAGGCTCCCGCCAAGACATCGAAGCCCAAGGCGCAAGCGAAGCCCGCAAAGGCGGCTCCTGAAAAGGCGGCAAAACCAGAGGTGAAGGCGAAGGCGAGCCCGGCCGCCGCGAAGACTGGCAAGAAGCTGGTTGCCGCCAAAGCAGTCCCTGATGCCAAGGCGACGACGCCTGCGGCGGACACAACCAAGTCGGCACCCAAAGCTGCGCGCAAAAAGCTTGGCATCAAGATTCCCTCGGACGAGCCGACATCATCGGCGAGCGGCGAACCGGCGGCAGCAGTAACCGAAACCGCATGAGGCTGAATGCCGCCTTCGGCTGTTTCAACGGGTCGAAGGCGGCATGATCGGGATGAAATCCGAGCGGCGGCTGTCAGGATCGTTCAACGATAATAGCGTTGAGGATTGTTTCCGCCTTCTCGGGTGGCAGAAATAATCTCGTCTTATACTGGATGATTTCACTGAACGCGCCGCGCGCCTTCAGCCATTCCCTGTCATGAGGCTGGAAGTCCCGTATCTCTATTCTGCGACTGCCGTTGACGATCGACGATATCAGTCTCGCCCCGCCAAGGCCGGGGACAAAAGCCCCCTCTCCATTTTGCGCCGCGGCAATCAATTCTTCAGCGCTCAGCTTCATGGCCCGTTCAAGCCCAAACGCCGATTGCAACTTGTCGAGGGCCGATGGCCTGATGATACGGCCCAGCACCGATAATCCCGTGCCATCGTCGATCCGCCAGACACGAACGTCGTCTTGCGGCAATTTGTGCCATACAGGTAACAGCAGACCGGTAGCGACGCTGATGGTTTCCACGTCGAGCCGTGCCTCGGTCTCAGCGACTTCAGCATCCCAGAGGTCCTTGAACGTCGGGCGGCTGATCACGGTCCAGTGGCTATGCCCAAGCGCTGCGATTTCCATGCGTGATGTACCGGTCGGCCGGACCAGCTGGCACATGGCAATGGGCCGCCCGTCCTCGTCCGTGATCGACCAGGATGGCACGCGCAAGGCGACGCGACCGGACCGACCGTTGCGCAGAAAGGCGATGTCGCGGGTCTCTTCCCAGAGATGCATGAGGCGGTTCCAACTGGTCGCGTGCGGACGCAAATGGAGTTCCAGGCGCATGAGCTTTGTTTCCGCGCCCGTCACCGGATCGGTCCGAAGGACCTGATCCGACAAGGTGACGATCTTCTCCGCACGGATCGTTTCGACGCCAAGATCCAAGGTGCCCGCCTCACGCGCAGCGTCCACGCGGGCCTGGATGAGGCCCATATATTCTTCGAAGATGGCGTTCTGGGTCGCGATCCGCAGAGCCAGGATGCGATTAAGCCAGCGCTGGATCGGCGGGAGCCGTTCGAGCAATGCGCCGCCATCGTCGACAAGCTTGAGACCGGTCATGTCCATGAAGTCGTTGAGGGTGACACTGGCGAGCTTTCCCGCGCCCAGCAGATGATACCATTGCGTCAGCGCTTCGCGCGCATAATCGCTTTCGAGATTGTCGGCCGGATCGAAGAGAT is a genomic window of Sphingobium sp. TKS containing:
- a CDS encoding ATP-binding protein; this translates as MDLHPTEHNDMSLPASIQPSVGQSLITRVSRLFNGTIHDVLHELLQNSRRAGASRIDIDVTDIDGVQKLIFSDDGSGIDDPSALVTLGYSGWDKDIARREDPAGMGVFSLAGHHVIIRSWSRAAGQGWEVEIPENAWEGDMALAVECSSRTAGTQLEITLPEQWIERLPDSVREASRYFPLPVIFNGTELPREDFLAGAIRIEECRGCRIGIFSAAGYDPNDAPRFNFHGVTAPCLMPSVLEIGTFDRWHVKIDIVDAPDLQLVLPARKEMVENDALATLRLEAETGIYRVIAQQSNHRLSFKRWKRAEQLGVTLAEAAPWLEAWMPITADSQGRECGGPVRSATMIIVPRFDVDIEQGAAPILQDAARMGGEVVCAEEQFAGYSWYDRLPRLDKITFSIERNGEKAVYGDDPLDAAFASGPVDSIHLDLVIAESTLPEARRNHLSYPLEMLVCGNGGTELDEAIILFDAKAKIAPSLLAWWMKSCIFCASDDANSDSWKTQSQFFERDARDLANALLLGEEAALIEQIRDAVERKVQWLHPKGRTLALTATRDSLSVTLDKPA
- a CDS encoding IS630 family transposase (programmed frameshift); the encoded protein is MARTLSQDLRDRVIAAIDGGLSCRAAADRFGVSASSAIRWRQRALEHGEAVAKPRGGDRHSGRIEAHGGFIRELLAEQGDMTLVEVQARLIDRGAPVGIGTLHRFFVRHGITPEKKTGHAIEQDRPDVLKQRRHWFDGQLDLEPERLVFIDETWTATNMTRSHGRCAKGKRLRMGFPHGHRKTTTLVAGLRMTGMIAPMVLDGPINGDWFEAYVAQVLVPELRPGDIVILDNLSSHKRASVQVLIEAAGATLRFLPPYSPDFNPIEKAFSRLKAMLRKAGERTVSGLWGLIGKLVDIFLPDECANYFKSCGYEPE
- a CDS encoding DUF5983 family protein, whose protein sequence is MATAAMLDSWTNGHAHEAPITVARNARGWFVATRQFDPAREFSLPEDLMAAIRLARSRGIGLLHFDCDGPVLPELPVHDW